In Selenomonadales bacterium, the following are encoded in one genomic region:
- a CDS encoding zinc ribbon domain-containing protein codes for MLCKKCGCEIPDGSKVCSYCGSETAILKEEKKRKAKKQAKWGCLAFVVIFVLLVASCFNSINEKSAERYKPVANVEVILESDEFSLLTTQELKEKLGKPGNVTKWNLHTKKGDVPFITYTYYWDGFYGDFDIYDDQVVKLNVMASVREWKIGELDSYKGLAMFGIIPNQEKISTAVIAPARTKLVNVSEEVPVVDIYGDKNRNVTVIKFIYNENFDI; via the coding sequence ATGCTCTGCAAAAAATGTGGATGCGAAATTCCTGATGGATCAAAGGTGTGCAGTTATTGTGGAAGTGAGACTGCGATATTAAAAGAAGAAAAGAAACGAAAGGCAAAAAAACAGGCAAAGTGGGGATGTCTAGCATTTGTTGTTATTTTTGTTTTGCTTGTTGCATCGTGTTTTAATAGTATCAACGAAAAGTCTGCAGAAAGATATAAACCTGTTGCTAATGTTGAGGTTATACTTGAGAGTGATGAATTCAGCCTTTTAACTACACAAGAGTTGAAGGAAAAACTAGGTAAACCGGGAAATGTTACAAAATGGAATTTGCATACAAAGAAAGGAGATGTTCCTTTTATAACGTACACCTATTATTGGGATGGATTCTATGGGGATTTTGACATTTATGATGATCAAGTTGTGAAACTTAATGTAATGGCGTCTGTTCGTGAGTGGAAAATAGGTGAGTTAGATTCGTATAAAGGGCTTGCCATGTTTGGGATTATACCGAATCAAGAGAAAATTTCTACAGCGGTTATTGCTCCTGCACGTACTAAACTTGTAAATGTCTCTGAAGAAGTTCCTGTTGTTGACATATATGGAGATAAAAACAGAAATGTTACTGTAATAAAATTTATTTATAATGAAAATTTTGATATATAA